From Coriobacteriia bacterium:
AGGCTTTTTAGGCGGATCGATGCCGAGTAAGCCTTGGCGCCCTGCGGAAATAGCGCGGCCTCACGCGCGGCAGATCGAAGAAACCTGCACTTCGCCTCATTTTGGGAACGCGCGCTCCAAGAGACGTGCACTAGACGAGTTTTTGTGCAGTGCGGCGAGGAAGAGACAGGCCGGGGCGAAGGGAAGGTCCCGAGGGGGCGCGTCGGGCGTCGGGGAAGGGCGCCTCTTGGGCGCACGCCGAAGGGCGCCGTGGTGCCCGAGGTCGCCGGCGACAAGCCCGAGGACGCGTATGGCATACGCGACGAGGGTTGGAGCGGCGAGATCGGGCGCGAGAAGGAAGCGCCCCGCGGACGCGCACGGTGCCCCAAATGCAAGGCGGCCGGGGCGTAGCGTACTAAACGCTACGTGAGCCCCGGCCCAACGCCGCAGATGGAGTGCCTTTTAGGCACACGCACGCCGAAGGGCGCCGTGGTGCCCGAGGTCGCCGGCGACAAGCCCGAGGACGCGTATGGCATACGCGACGAGGGTTGGAGCGGCGAGATCGGGTGCCACGGCGCCCCGCAGGCTAGTGGCGGAAGTGACGGTGATTAGTAAACACCATCGCGATGCCATACTCGTCGCACGCCTGGATGGACTCCTCGTCGCGGACGGAGCCGCCGGGCTGGATGATGGCTGTCACGCCGTGGGCCGCCAGCACGTCGACGTTGTCGCGGAAGGGGAAGAAGGCGTCGGACGCGCAGGCGAAGCCGCTAGCCTCCACGCCCATGCGCTCGCAAGCAGCCTCGGCGCGCTGGCAGGCGAACAGGGCGGAGTCGACGCGGTTGGGTTGGCCGGGCCCCATGCCGATGCCGGCGCAGTCCTTGGCAATGAGGATGGCGTTGGACTTGACGGACTTCACGACGCGCCACGCGAAGAGCAGGTCCGCCATCTCGGCCTCGGTGGGCTGGCGCTTCGTCGGAACGGTGAACGTCGCCGGGTCCTCGCTCACCGTGTCGACGCACTGCACGAGCATGCCGCCATCGATGGAGCGCATCTCGAGGCGGGCGTGGCCGTCGGCGCCGCCCGTGGCAAGGACGCGCAGGTTGGCGCGCTTCTCGAGGCGCTCCAGGGCCTCAGGCGTGTAGCTGGGCGCGATGATGACCTCGACGAACTGCTTGTTGACGTCGGCAAAGTGCTCAACGAGCTCGAGTGGGACCTCGCGGTTCACGGCGATGATGCCACCGAACGCGCTCTTGGGATCGCAAGCAAACGCACGGTCGTATGCCTCGGTAGCATTGGCGGCCACGGCCGATCCGCAGGGGTTCTGGTGCTTGAGAATCACGCAAGCAGGCTCGTCAAACTCGCGGACGGCGTTCCAGGCGGCGTCGGCGTCGAGCAGGTTGTTGTAGGAGAGCGGCTTGCCCTGGATCTGCTTGGCGCCCACAAGCGGGTTCTTCGAGGAGCCGAGCGCGGCGAAGTCGTCGGCAAAGCGATAGACGGCAGCCGTCTGGTGGGGGTTCTCGCCGTAGCGCAGGTCCTGGGCCTTCTCGAGATGCAGGTCGAAGGCGGCGGGAGGCTCAAACGCCTCGGGCTCAACCGGCTCGGCATCTGCCCCGGCGAGCTGGCCATTCAGCCACGTGGAGATGGCCGTGTCGTACGCAGCCGTCGTCGTGTAGACCTTTGCGGCGAGGCACTTACGCGTCGGCAGCGTCGTGGCACCGTCGTTGGCGCGCATCTCCTCGAGCACGCGAGCATAGTCGGTCGGGTCGCACACGACGGTGACACTCTCGTGGTTCTTGGCAGCGGAGCGCAGCATGGAGGGGCCGCCGATGTCGATGTGCTCGATGGCGTCAGCCCACGTGACGTCGGGCTTGGCGACGGTCTTCTCGAACTCGTAGAGGTTGACGGCGACGAGGTCGATCATGTCGATACCGTTTGCCTGGGCGTCGGCCATGTGCTGGGCGTCGTCGCGACGGCACAGAAGGCCACCGTGCACGCGCGGGTGCAGCGTCTTGACGCGGCCGCCCATCATCTCGGGGAAGCCGGTGAACTCCTCGATGGGCACCACCTTCACGCCGCCGGCCTCGAGCGCCTTGGCCGTGCCACCGGTCGAGATGATCTGGACGCCGAACTCGTCCTCCAGAGCCTTGGCGAACTCGACGACCCCGGTCTTGTCGGTCACCGAGATGAGCGCGCGAGCGATACGCGGGTTGCCCATGAGCGAATCCTTTCTCCCTCGTCAAACGGACATGGCTTGCGGGTACGGAAGCATTTTTTCCACCACATATGCAAGGGTACCGCGCAACACGCCGCAGCGCAGGCTAATCCGTTCCCGAGCCGTAAGAATCCAGAACGGGGGCGAGA
This genomic window contains:
- the purH gene encoding bifunctional phosphoribosylaminoimidazolecarboxamide formyltransferase/IMP cyclohydrolase; its protein translation is MGNPRIARALISVTDKTGVVEFAKALEDEFGVQIISTGGTAKALEAGGVKVVPIEEFTGFPEMMGGRVKTLHPRVHGGLLCRRDDAQHMADAQANGIDMIDLVAVNLYEFEKTVAKPDVTWADAIEHIDIGGPSMLRSAAKNHESVTVVCDPTDYARVLEEMRANDGATTLPTRKCLAAKVYTTTAAYDTAISTWLNGQLAGADAEPVEPEAFEPPAAFDLHLEKAQDLRYGENPHQTAAVYRFADDFAALGSSKNPLVGAKQIQGKPLSYNNLLDADAAWNAVREFDEPACVILKHQNPCGSAVAANATEAYDRAFACDPKSAFGGIIAVNREVPLELVEHFADVNKQFVEVIIAPSYTPEALERLEKRANLRVLATGGADGHARLEMRSIDGGMLVQCVDTVSEDPATFTVPTKRQPTEAEMADLLFAWRVVKSVKSNAILIAKDCAGIGMGPGQPNRVDSALFACQRAEAACERMGVEASGFACASDAFFPFRDNVDVLAAHGVTAIIQPGGSVRDEESIQACDEYGIAMVFTNHRHFRH